A single window of Sphingobacterium sp. ML3W DNA harbors:
- a CDS encoding SMP-30/gluconolactonase/LRE family protein: MLKKMLLSFLFIHLLFFTMKAQDNLPISPSLEVAASFGAYRAIGVSVTSTNRLFVAFPKQNEDYQYGLTEIVNGKRIPYPDTTWNHQGDEASHFVSVQDLFIDAQDNLWVLDSKPSSSGSIFGDSDKPADGQFKLLKINTKTNLVERIYTFDDLDKTKSGLNDVRIDVEKKLAYLSDPGQAAIIVLDLETGRHRKTLENTSFTLADSTIVLQYKGTEMRNKEGKPFLSNVNGIALTQDFKYLYFKPINKNNLYRIETKYLADTTLSPATLESKVQDMSDVGITHGLIADAHGNIYLTTSLDYSIKYLSPDGKLHTLVQDPRLLWPDSLGIGTDGYLYFSCAQLFKDPQWNNGVNRVQLPYSIFKVKLLQP; this comes from the coding sequence ATGTTAAAAAAGATGTTATTAAGTTTTCTATTTATCCATTTATTGTTCTTTACCATGAAAGCACAAGATAATCTTCCTATAAGCCCTAGTTTGGAAGTTGCAGCTTCTTTTGGAGCGTATAGAGCTATTGGTGTAAGTGTCACTTCTACAAATCGATTGTTTGTCGCTTTTCCTAAACAAAACGAAGACTATCAATATGGGCTGACCGAGATTGTGAACGGAAAACGTATTCCCTACCCCGACACCACATGGAATCATCAGGGGGATGAGGCTTCACACTTTGTAAGTGTACAAGATCTGTTTATAGATGCACAGGATAATCTATGGGTGTTAGACTCCAAACCATCTTCATCGGGTTCCATTTTTGGTGATTCGGACAAGCCTGCAGATGGACAATTTAAGCTGTTAAAAATTAATACTAAAACCAATCTAGTAGAACGTATTTATACATTTGATGATCTTGATAAAACCAAATCTGGCCTCAACGATGTACGAATCGATGTAGAGAAAAAACTGGCCTATCTTTCTGACCCCGGACAGGCTGCGATTATCGTATTAGATTTAGAAACCGGGAGACACAGAAAGACATTGGAAAACACTTCGTTTACACTGGCGGATTCTACTATCGTACTTCAATATAAAGGAACAGAAATGCGCAACAAGGAAGGAAAACCATTCCTCTCGAACGTAAATGGCATTGCATTGACACAAGATTTTAAGTACTTGTATTTTAAACCCATTAACAAGAACAATTTGTACCGCATTGAAACGAAATATTTAGCTGATACTACTTTGAGTCCAGCAACATTGGAATCAAAAGTACAAGATATGAGCGATGTAGGTATCACACACGGTTTAATTGCTGATGCTCATGGGAATATTTACTTAACAACCTCTTTGGATTACAGCATTAAATATTTAAGCCCTGATGGGAAATTACATACGCTCGTGCAAGACCCACGATTGCTATGGCCTGATTCACTTGGTATAGGCACCGACGGTTATCTGTATTTTTCATGTGCGCAATTATTCAAAGATCCTCAGTGGAACAACGGAGTCAATCGCGTACAATTGCCCTATAGTATATTCAAAGTCAAACTACTTCAACCATAA
- a CDS encoding heavy metal translocating P-type ATPase — MATNKKKPIYLPLEDVDSEHCALIVDKGLAQVKGIDTHKIELNNHRAKITVNETETLSAAIKAIQGLGYGVTTIKQSFPVLNMTCASCAISTESGVKYAEGVVNASVNFATARLSVEYLPNMTDPLALQKAVQSIGFDLLLEDESKEQETLEGIHEKKFRTLKLKTIWAVLLALPVVIIGMFFMDMPYGNEIMWFFTTPVVLWLGKDFFINAWKQAKHRSANMDTLVALSTGIAYIFSVFNMVAPDFWNNRGLEAHVYFEAAAVIIAFILLGKLLEEKAKGNTSSAIKKLMGLQPKTVTIIQSDGTEKRTPIEEVNAGDVIVVKPGEKIAVDGIVKSGNSYVDESMLSGEPIPVLKTEKEKVFAGTINQKGSFQFTAKKVGKETMLAQIIKMVQDAQGSKAPVQKLVDKIAGIFVPVVISIAIVTFTLWVILGGESGVVQGLLAAVTVLVIACPCALGLATPTAIMVGVGKGAENGILIKDAESLELAKKVSAIVLDKTGTITEGRPQVTDIKWVQEDDTTKQILLSLEKHSEHPLAEAVVKHLKDTTAITLNNFESITGKGAKAAYNNVTYLVGNAKLLAENKISIANELQLHADKWSEQSKTVIWFADNTHALAALAISDKIKETSIAAIKQLQKMGIELYMLTGDNEATAKAIAQQTGITNYKAEVLPQHKADFVKKLQQQGKVVAMVGDGINDSTALATADVSIAMGKGSDIAMDVAKMTIISSDLSKISQAIRLSKHTVATIKQNLFWAFIYNLIGIPIAAGILFPINGFLLNPMIAGAAMALSSVSVVSNSLRLKWKK, encoded by the coding sequence ATGGCAACGAATAAAAAGAAACCAATATACCTTCCCTTAGAAGATGTAGATAGCGAGCACTGTGCACTAATCGTCGATAAAGGCCTTGCACAGGTTAAGGGAATTGATACCCACAAAATAGAACTGAACAACCATCGCGCAAAGATTACAGTTAACGAAACCGAGACCCTATCTGCAGCTATTAAAGCCATTCAAGGCCTAGGTTACGGTGTCACTACCATAAAACAATCTTTTCCTGTACTGAACATGACCTGTGCGTCCTGTGCTATCAGTACAGAAAGCGGTGTCAAATATGCTGAAGGAGTAGTCAACGCTTCCGTTAATTTTGCAACTGCAAGGCTATCGGTAGAATACCTACCCAATATGACAGACCCCTTAGCACTACAAAAGGCAGTTCAGTCTATCGGATTCGATCTACTCCTAGAAGATGAATCCAAAGAACAGGAAACTTTAGAAGGAATCCACGAAAAAAAGTTCCGTACACTAAAGCTTAAAACTATTTGGGCAGTCTTACTTGCTCTACCTGTGGTCATTATTGGTATGTTCTTTATGGATATGCCTTATGGCAACGAAATCATGTGGTTTTTCACTACACCAGTCGTTCTATGGTTGGGTAAAGACTTTTTTATCAATGCATGGAAACAGGCAAAGCACCGCTCAGCTAACATGGATACCCTTGTTGCGCTAAGTACGGGGATTGCCTATATTTTCAGTGTATTCAATATGGTTGCTCCAGATTTTTGGAACAATAGAGGTTTAGAAGCACACGTTTATTTTGAAGCAGCAGCAGTCATCATCGCTTTTATCCTCCTTGGAAAATTGCTAGAAGAAAAAGCTAAAGGTAACACCTCTTCGGCTATTAAAAAGTTAATGGGACTTCAACCCAAAACGGTCACCATCATACAATCCGATGGTACTGAAAAACGAACACCTATCGAAGAAGTAAACGCTGGCGATGTGATAGTGGTCAAACCGGGCGAGAAAATTGCTGTAGACGGCATCGTAAAATCAGGCAACTCTTATGTGGATGAAAGCATGCTAAGTGGTGAACCTATTCCTGTATTGAAAACCGAAAAAGAAAAGGTATTTGCGGGTACCATCAACCAAAAAGGAAGTTTTCAATTTACTGCAAAAAAGGTAGGTAAAGAAACCATGTTAGCCCAAATCATCAAAATGGTGCAAGATGCTCAAGGTAGCAAAGCACCTGTGCAAAAGCTAGTGGACAAGATTGCAGGCATATTCGTGCCGGTGGTTATCAGTATTGCTATTGTCACCTTTACGCTATGGGTAATCTTAGGTGGTGAGAGCGGCGTGGTTCAAGGTCTCTTAGCGGCAGTCACAGTACTGGTTATCGCTTGCCCCTGTGCTTTGGGACTAGCTACTCCTACTGCTATTATGGTCGGTGTGGGTAAAGGAGCCGAGAATGGTATTTTAATCAAAGATGCTGAAAGCCTTGAGTTAGCTAAAAAAGTAAGCGCCATCGTATTGGATAAAACCGGAACGATTACAGAAGGCCGGCCGCAGGTTACAGATATAAAATGGGTACAAGAGGATGATACTACAAAACAAATTCTTTTGAGTTTAGAAAAACATTCGGAACACCCATTAGCAGAGGCCGTGGTTAAACATCTAAAAGATACAACTGCTATAACGCTAAACAATTTTGAAAGCATCACTGGCAAAGGAGCAAAAGCAGCATACAATAATGTCACATACCTTGTGGGCAATGCCAAATTATTAGCAGAAAATAAGATATCCATAGCAAATGAGCTGCAACTTCACGCGGATAAGTGGAGTGAGCAATCTAAAACTGTTATCTGGTTTGCAGACAATACCCACGCTTTAGCTGCATTGGCTATTTCAGATAAGATCAAAGAAACCTCAATAGCAGCTATTAAGCAATTGCAGAAGATGGGTATCGAACTTTATATGCTCACAGGAGACAATGAGGCTACAGCAAAAGCCATTGCACAACAGACAGGTATAACCAACTACAAAGCAGAAGTTCTACCACAGCACAAGGCAGATTTTGTAAAAAAATTACAGCAACAAGGTAAAGTAGTAGCAATGGTCGGTGATGGCATTAATGACAGCACTGCACTGGCAACAGCAGATGTGAGTATCGCGATGGGTAAAGGAAGTGATATTGCAATGGATGTGGCCAAGATGACCATTATTTCATCCGATCTATCAAAAATATCTCAGGCGATTCGTCTTTCTAAACATACAGTAGCGACCATCAAACAAAACCTATTCTGGGCATTTATCTATAATCTTATCGGTATTCCTATCGCCGCAGGAATCCTTTTTCCAATCAATGGTTTTTTGCTCAACCCGATGATTGCTGGAGCAGCAATGGCATTGAGCAGTGTAAGTGTAGTCAGTAATAGCTTACGCTTAAAATGGAAAAAATAA
- a CDS encoding helix-turn-helix domain-containing protein, which yields MKLLIKGMVCNRCIYMLSEEFQKLGMEIAAIRLGEVILKNTGNIVMEEQVIRNMLNKNGFDLLYDKHQKTVDQIKDAVEKGIQEQLHTGESVKFSTWISNELHRDYSSLSALFSSSEGCTLERFIISRKIEKVKDLLSNTDQSLSETANMLGYSSPAHLSNQLKKHTGFTSSYYKRMRHNKTPHIENQIIADNRS from the coding sequence ATGAAATTATTGATAAAAGGAATGGTATGCAACAGGTGTATTTACATGCTCTCTGAAGAATTTCAAAAACTTGGGATGGAGATAGCAGCAATACGTCTGGGCGAGGTCATTTTAAAAAACACAGGTAATATCGTCATGGAAGAACAAGTAATCCGAAACATGCTCAACAAAAACGGATTTGATCTGCTATATGACAAACATCAAAAGACCGTCGATCAGATTAAAGATGCAGTTGAAAAAGGCATACAGGAACAACTGCATACAGGAGAGTCTGTTAAGTTCTCGACATGGATCAGCAACGAGCTGCACAGAGACTATAGTTCGTTGAGTGCTCTTTTTTCAAGCTCCGAGGGTTGCACACTAGAAAGATTCATCATCTCAAGGAAGATTGAAAAAGTAAAGGACTTATTGTCCAATACAGACCAATCCTTGTCAGAAACTGCTAATATGTTAGGATACAGCAGTCCAGCCCATCTCTCCAATCAATTGAAAAAACACACTGGATTCACTTCTTCCTACTATAAACGAATGCGACACAATAAAACTCCGCATATTGAGAACCAAATAATAGCGGATAATCGGTCATAA
- a CDS encoding heavy-metal-associated domain-containing protein — protein MESNNQNFQFKTNINCSGCVTKVTPFLNDNKGIAHWEVDTTKKDKVLTIKTDGMTEKEVIEIVQHAGFTIEPLNA, from the coding sequence ATGGAAAGCAATAATCAAAATTTTCAATTCAAAACAAATATTAATTGTAGTGGCTGCGTTACGAAAGTAACGCCCTTTCTTAACGATAACAAAGGCATTGCACATTGGGAAGTCGACACGACAAAAAAAGACAAAGTACTGACCATTAAAACTGATGGGATGACCGAAAAGGAGGTTATCGAAATTGTCCAGCATGCAGGTTTTACAATTGAGCCTTTAAATGCTTAA